A region of Procambarus clarkii isolate CNS0578487 chromosome 22, FALCON_Pclarkii_2.0, whole genome shotgun sequence DNA encodes the following proteins:
- the LOC138367500 gene encoding uncharacterized protein: MSALSEDLCMSVSSEDPCMSVSSEDPCMSVSSEDPCMSVSSEDPCMSVSSEDPCMSVSSEDPCMSASSEDPCMSVSSEDPCMSVSSEDPCMSVSSEDPCMSVSSEDLCMSASSEDLCMSASSEDPCMSVSSEDPCMSVSSEDPCTSVSSEDLCTSASSEDLCMSASSEDLCMSASSEDPCTSASSEDLCMSA, encoded by the coding sequence ATGAGtgcattgagtgaagatctttgtATGAGTGTGTCGAGTGAAGATCCTTGTATGAGTGTGTCGAGTGAAGATCCTTGTATGAGTGTGTCGAGTGAAGATCCTTGTATGAGTGTGTCGAGTGAAGATCCTTGTATGAGTGTGTCGAGTGAAGATCCTTGTATGAGTGTGTCGAGTGAAGATCCTTGTATGAGTGCGTCGAGTGAAGATCCTTGTATGAGTGTGTCGAGTGAAGATCCTTGTATGAGTGTGTCGAGTGAAGATCCTTGTATGAGTGTGTCGAGTGAAGATCCTTGTATGAGTGTGTCGAGTGAAGATCTTTGTATGAGTGCGTCGAGTGAAGATCTTTGTATGAGTGCGTCGAGTGAAGATCCTTGTATGAGTGTGTCGAGTGAAGATCCTTGTATGAGTGTGTCGAGTGAAGATCCTTGTACGAGTGTGTCGAGTGAAGATCTTTGTACGAGTGCGTCGAGTGAAGATCTTTGTATGAGTGCGTCGAGTGAAGATCTTTGTATGAGTGCGTCGAGTGAAGATCCTTGTACGAGTGCGTCGAGTGAAGATCTTTGTATGAGTGCATAG